ATGGAAGAAAATACCCCGGATGTCATCTTCAACAATCCTGCTTCTGAACGAACCAAAGACTTTTTAAATAAAGTTCTATAATTATCATACAATGCAAATAGAAGGCAGGTTTACAGTCCATAAACATCTATCAACCTGCTTTCTATTTATTTCAAAAAAACGTATACTGGTTTTAATGGAGTGGAGTGATTATTGGCAAGAAAGAAGGGTAATGGATTTGAACAGGTTGTTTCGATGGCTATTATTTTTAATCGGAATATTTATTTTCAGCGGTGGTATTGCGTTGACAGTGAATATGCAGCATTTAGGTGTGCATCCGTGGGATGTTTTAAATGTAGCTATGTTTGACAGGTTTGGATTTACGGTAGGGACATGGAATATTATCATTTCCTTTATTCTGATAGGTATTTGTTTTATTTTAGACCGGAGCTATATAAAAGTGGGCACATTTTTGAATGCATTATTAGTAGGATCATTTGTAGATTTTTATCATTGGACAGGAATTCTTCCGACAGCAACAGACAGCTGGCCGGATATTCTTTTTATGTTGATTGGCATTTGTATCATGGGTTTTGGCGGAGGGGTGTATAATGCAGCGGGGATTGGCTCAGGCCCGCGTGACGGTTTTATGCTCTCGCTCGCAGATAAATTTGCAGCGCCTATTGGCAGAGTAAGGATTATAACGGAATGCAGTGTGCTGGTGCTGGGATTAATTATTAGCGGACCGGTTTTTATTTTTACATTTGTTTTTACCTTTATTCAAAGTCCTATATTCCAGGCTACTTATTTAAAGTTCGGAAAATTCGTACTAAAAATCACATATAAGCAACAACGAAAGGAGAATAAAACAGAAGCTTCTTCATGATGAAAGATAGATGAAGGACCGTTTCTTTAACGAACAGATGAAACGGTCCTTTTGTAAATCTATATCAGCTGATCCAATAAGTTTGCGATACTTTCCTGGTTTTCAGTAAAGCCCTGCAGCCATAACCAGGTAAAGAAGCCTGTCAGGAGAACGAGAATAATAATTATTATAACGGCATATGATCCCTTCAAATGGGCCACCTCTTTTCATTGCGCTTTAAGAAAGAAATACAATAGGAAATAAAGTATACGTGTAATGAAAGTAATCTGCGCTTTTTCATGAGTAAAGCTGTCAATTTTTCTTTATTGGAAGTCTCATATATCTTCTGATTGTCTGGCTGATTTTTCGTTATTTGATTGCTGATAAGACATCATAATGTTCCAGTTGAATATCTAGCTTATCATGTAAAGCTAATTTTGCAAGCTGCTGACCCAGAAAAGGGCCCATTGTTAGTCCGGAGGAACCTAATCCATTTGCAAGCAAAACATTGGCATATCCTGGAAGTTCGCCAATAATCGGTAAGAAACCGGGAGTATACGGGCGGAAGCCGACCCGGGTTTCTAATACAGTAGCTTCTGCTAAATCGGGTGCAATCGCCAGCCCCTGATGTAAAATTTCATGAGAGGCGGCTGCAGTAACCCGATAATCAAAGTTGGTTCGATCTTCGTGAGTGGAGCCGATAACAAAACGATGATCATCCTGTGTGAGTATATATTTCGTACCTGGCGGCATCACAACGGGCCAGTCTGCTGTTTCTAATCCCGGCATTTCCAAATGCATGATTTGGGCGCGCTGGAAGGAGACATCGAGTGGAACATCTAATGCTGCTGCTGTTTCTTTCATCCAGGCACCGTTTGCTAAAATAACTTTTTCTGCCTCTATGACTTCATTGTTGCATGTGATGCCAGTTACTGTATCCCCGTTCACATGTAATGCAGCATCCCCTGATAAAAGCACAGCTCCATTTGCCTTGGCTGCATTTTTTAAGGATTGTAATAATTTTCTTCCATCCACTCGTGCAGCACCGCTGATAAAAACAGCTTGATAGTCCTTATCCAGCATAGGGAAACGCTGCTGTGTTTCCTCAGCACTTAGCCGGATGATACCCCCGATTTCCGGAGCATCTTCCCGTCGTTTATACGCTCTTTCTTCCATCCCGTCCAACTTGCTCGCATCCGTATGCAGGCTGAGTGCTCCAACTTGTTTATACCCTGTGTCCAGTTGACCAAGCTTTTCTAACTCTGTTACCAGAGATGGATATATACGCGCGCCGTTTTTAGCAAGGTGATACCATTTTTTATTGCGGCGCTGGGAAATCCATGGGCATATAATTCCGGCAGCGGCATCGGTTGCCTGCCCTTTATCTTGCCGGTCAATCAGAATGACCTCAGCTCCTTGCTGTGTGAGGTAAAAGGCGGTACTGGCACCTAAAATGCCGCCGCCTATAATGACATAAGGTTTACTCATTTTTATCCTTGGCAATAACCTGGTGCATGGTTTTGATTTTGCCGAGAAGTTCAGCCTCACGGAAAGATAGCATAATCAGTAAATCACCTTGTGTTTCGACACTGCCGAATGGGACTTTAAAGGTTACGTTGGACTTCCAGAACAATTCGTTAAATTCATTGATGCGTTGCTGTTGCAGTTCCAAATCTTTTAATAGTTCTTCCAAGCTCGGGGCTTTTTCCTCCCAATCTTGCGGGCTTATGCCGGAACTGAAAAGGTCAGCATAACTTGCCGGGATATTTTCTGATTTAGTGGGGTAACGGAATAAAAATTTTTCCATTGTTACGAGCGCATGACCTAAATGCCAGCGAATTGTTGTATCAAAATAGTCTGCTTGAACGTCGATAACCTCATCATTAAGTTCAGATGCGTATGTCAATAAAGCAGTACGAGTTAAATTAAATTGTTTTCTTGTCATTTCATTTATCCCTCCAATAAGACTCATTATAATCTAATAATGATTATTTTTACAGTATTTCGAGACAGATTGAAAAAATTAGCAAGGAAATTTGAAAGAAATAAGATTAGGACTGGAGCATAGAAGGTTAAATATGATAATCTATATATGGATAGTTTGTCGAGGGAGGAATAGAGAGATGTCAAAAACACTTATTTTCGGACATAAAAGTCCAGATACCGATACGATCAGTTCCGCTTTAGCGTATGCGGATTTAAAAACGAAATTGGGAGAAGAAGTAAGCCCGGTTCGTTTAGGCGAAGTAAATGGCGAAACGCAATATGCTCTGAATCAATTTGGTGTGGAAGCTCCAGCACTTGTACAAGAACTGGAGGATGGTGCAGAAGTTATTTTAGTAGACCATAATGAATTTCAGCAAAGTGCGGATAATATTGAAAATGCTGTTATCCGAGAAGTGATTGACCATCACCGGGTATCTAATTTCCAAACGAAAGAACCGCTTTATTTCCGTGCTGAGCCAGTCGGCTGTACAGCGACCATCTTAAATAAGATGTATAAAGAAAATGATATCGAATTGGATAAAAGTATTGCCGGATTGTTATTATCTGCGATTATTTCTGATTCATTATTGTTAAAATCACCAACTTGTACAGCGGAAGATGAAAAAGCTGCGCGGGAATTAGCTGATAAAGCAGGCGTAGACTTAGAAGAATATGGCTTGGAAATGCTAAAAGCAGGTGCAGATATCAGTGATAAATCTGTAAAAGAATTGATTTCCATGGATGCCAAAGAATTTGCGATGGGCGATGCGAAGGTAGAAATTGCACAAGTAAATGCTGTGGATGTCAGCGAGATTTATCAGCTTCAGGATGAATTAGTTCGCGAGCTGACAGCAACGGTGAATGAAAAAGGATTGGATTTATTCCTATTTGTTGCAACAGATATTTTAAATAATGATTCCGAAGTATTGGCAGTCGGACCAGCAAAAGCAAATGTAGAAAAAGCATTTAATGTTACGTTGGATGAAAATGATCGTGCTGTCTTAAAAGGTGTTGTTTCTCGTAAAAAACAAATTGTGACAGCTTTAACAGAGCAGTTTTAATATATAAATTAGTAAAGGAAATCCCGCTGTCTTCGCATGACAGCGGGATTTCCTTTACTAGCTAGTCGTTTCAATCGGATGTTTCTATATAAAAAAGGATATAAAAAAAGCTGACCAACTATGGTCAGCTTTTTAATATCTGCTTATTAGCCTTCTTTAACAACGTTAGCAGCTTGAGGTCCGCGGTTACCTTCTTCGATATCAAAAGTAACTGTTTGACCTTCTTCTAAAGTTTTGAATCCTTCGCCTTGGATTGCAGAGAAGTGTACGAATACGTCGTCTCCACCTTCTACTTCGATGAAACCGAAGCCTTTTTCAGCGTTAAACCATTTTACAGAACCTGTGTTCATTCTTTTACCTCCACGTGCAATTGTTGCACTGTTTATTACTATTTAGTTCAAAGTTAAATCTCAAGACGAAAGATCAATACTTTTGTTGTATCCCATCCTGTATTTCGACCGAATCTAAATAATTAATTACATTATAGCATCTACAAAAAGAAATGCCAAGCTTTTCAGGAAAAAAGTTTCTAAACCACTTGTTCCTCTCCAGTTCAGCTACGGTTATTTCCCTTAAATAACTGTAAAGGAGGGATTTCCACTCATTATAAAAATTTAAAAGAAATTGGGTGGCTGCCATATTCGACTTGTACGTTTATCACATATGTTAGATAGAGAGCAGAAAAAGGGAGGGAGCAACGATGCAAAGGAAAGGTCAATTTAATCACCGGCATCCGAATGAAAAGACAATTGTTCATCCGACAAAGCACCAGTATGTCCATACCTCATCCGAATCGGTTGTTCATCATATTCACCCCATACACACAACGTATGTGAATCATCCTGTGCAAAGACATCCACATCATCAACCGTATGGAGGAAGGGGATTTATAGGCAGGCCACAAGCTGGTCCACGCCCGCCTTTTCCTCCTGGGCCAAATAATATGCCGGGACAGATGCCGCCTGGACCTGTGGGAGAAGGAAGAAATCATCCCGGTTTCCGACCGCATAGAAGACCAGGGATGTGGTAATACAGCAAAAGGCAGTGAGGGCTGCCTTTTGCTCTGGCGGGACATGCTTTCAAAACAAGGATTCCTGCGTTAAAATAACATATATTAAAGATAAAAGATAAAGAAAGTATTTAAATCGTAAAATGGGAAGCCAAGAAAGGATATGACAGTGAAAATATTACATGTAACAGGCTATAAACCGACAGAATTAGGTATTTTTAAAGAAAATGATTCCAGGATTGTGTTTATTAAAGCAGCTTTAGAAAAAAGATTGCGGGGATTTATCGAAGAAGGGATAGAATGGGTTATTATTTCTGGACAAATGGGAATTGAACTGTGGGCAGCAGAGGTAATCATGGATTTAAAAGAGGAATACGATGTGCAAATCGGTGTTTTCCCGCCATTTGAAAATCAGGATCAGCGCTGGCCGGACCCCATTAAGGAAAAATATGAAGCATTAATGATGACCGCCGATTTTTTCAAACCGCTTTATAAGGGGGAATACCAGGGTGCGTATCAATTTCGGGCAAAAGATTTGTGGCTGATTGACAAAAGTGATGCCGCTTTACTTCTTGTCGACGATGAATATCCCGGAAGTGTGAATTATTTTTATAATGCTACAAAACGAACATCTAAGGAATACCCTATTTTTACGATTACGCCGCAAGATTTAGAAGATATTGTTCAGGAATTGCAAATGCAGGATCCGGATTACTGGGATGAGCCGGATAATTATTGAATGGTACAAACCTTCTGCGACATAGGATGGTATGAAGGAGGATGTTCGCAATGTATTATACTTATGGACCGCCTAATTATGGGTATAGAATGCCTGACCGTCAAAACAATCAGCAGCAAGGTACTATAACCGTTACCGGTGTCGGAACAGTTATTGTTTCACCGAGTATTGCCCGTATTCAGTTGGTTGTTTCCACCACTAACAGTTCGTTGGCAGCAGCGCAGACTGAAAACGCAGAACGAATGAATCAGGTTCTGGATATTTTACAGCAAATTGGTATTCCAAGAGAACAAATTCAAACAACCAGTTTTTCTGCAAGGCCCTTTTATAATTATGAGGACGGCAATCAGATGTTACAAGGCTATGAAGTACGGAATGAAATTACTGTTGTTACCGATGATATGGACGGAATCGGGGAAATGATTGATCGTGTTACGAAAAATGGCGTCAATGAAGTACTGTCGATTGAGTTTTCTGTAGAAAATCCGGAAAATTTTTATTTGGAAGCCTTAAGCTTTGCGCTAACGGATGCCAAAAGAAAGGCAGAAAGTTTGGTGGAACAGCTGGGGGCTAATGCTAATTTAAATCCAGTTCCATTAAAAATAAACGAACAGACGGCTTCACCAGGAGTCGGTCCGGCACAAGTTTTCAAAATGGTATCTACCCCAATCGAACCTGGGAATCAAGCAGTGGAAGCGCGGTTAGAGGTTGTGTATCAGGTTTAAGTGGTACGACAGAATATGGTACGCAATGGATTTATCAGTCAGATTAAAACCTGTTATCATTTGTATTATATTCTCAGTATGGAAGTATGAGTGATTACATTTGATTTGGTTTGATAGTAAATCTTTGCTGATTATTTCGTTATCAAGTTGGTGATGCGTCACTTTGTTGTTAAAAGCAAACGCACGATAATCCATTTCTATATGGTTTATCGTGCGTTTGCTAGTCATGTGTCCACATTTATTAAGGCAGATTTTGAATCTTTTTCTCCTGTTGAGCAAACTTACTTAGCAGAAAATTAGTCGTTTCCTGCGTCTCGGACAGTTCTACTTTAACGCCATCTACTTTCTTATCCAGATTATCGAACCGTTTGTCCATATCCTCGAACCGTTGATCCATTTTGTCAAAACGCTTGTCCATATCCTCGAATCGCCGATCCATCTTTTCAAAGCGTTTATCGATATCTTCAAAGCGTTGATCGATCTTCTCGAAACGTTTATCGATATCTTCAAAGCGTTGATCGATCTTCTCGAAACGTTTATCGATATCTTCAAAGCGTTGATCGATCTTTTCGAAGCGTTTATCGATATCTTCAAAGCGTTGATCCATTTTCTCGAAGCGTTGATCAATATCTTCAAAGCGTTGATCGATCTTTTCAAAACGTTTTTCCATTCCATCAAAGCGTTGGTCGATTTTTTGAGAGTAATCCGAAAGCATGGTGGATATCTGCTTTAGAATTTCTGAATTTTCCATGGTAAAACCTCCTTCAATGATTGACTGCATGTAACCGTAGAATTCCAAATCGTGGCTGACTATGAAGAATGAAATGATGGAGATGCATGATAGGGAGTCTGTGTGAGGAGTATTTCTCTGGTTACATGTATACAACTATTATATATGATGATGGGGCTATTGAGAAGTAGAATATTTAAAAGAATAAACGATGCAAATTATGTCCGGAATGTTTCATCCAGAACGTATTATTGTAACTGAAAATTGGATGATATCAAGACATATAAAGTGAAATGTTAATATCTCTTCGGCTATACAAAATCATAGAAGATTTACATTCAAGTAAAAAGGGAAAAATATAAAATGGCATATCATCGAAAAAATTAGAACATTTTATAAAGATTTGCTATACTGAAATGCATAAAAAGAATGGGAGAAATGAACATGGCGACTGCATTACTAACCAGAATCAACGAACGACTTCCGCAATTTTCCAAAACAGAGAAAAAAATCTCTACGTACATATTACATCATGCGGAACTGATTCCAAATATGACTACGAAGGAATTGGCAGAAAAGGCAGATGTCAGTGAAGCAAGTGTCATTCGTTTCGCTAAGACAATAGGGGTCGGGAGCTTTAAAACTTTTAAACTTTCATTAGCGCAGGAATTAGCTGTCAATGAAGAATATATTACTGATTTTTCCATTCTGCAGAAAAAGGATTCACCATATGAATTGTTTCAAAAGGTAGTTCATGTAAATAAAAATGCCATTGAGCTGATTATGGAATCGCTGGATCGAAAAGAATTGAATGAAGCAGTGTCAGTATTGAAAAATGCCCGGAAAATGGTATTTTATGGGGTGGGCGGTTCGTCCATTGCTGCGATGGATGCGTTATATAAATTCACCAAACTCGGATATCAAGTGGAGTTTAACTTGGATTTTCATTATATGCTTTCAAAAATCCCTCATTTTAACGAGGAAGATGTATTTGTAGCGATTAGTATGTCTGGACAGACGAAAGATGTGTTAGATTTGGCACGATTGTCTCAGAAAAAAGGTGCGAAAGTGATTGCAATAACCAATATGAATAAATCACCATTATATAAAGAAGCGGATATCTGTTTAGCGACACCGAATGTGGAACAGGATTTCCGAATCGGAAGCATCACTTCAAGAATGACGCAGTTAACCATTGTGGACAGTTTATATATCAGTATTTTTAATATTATCGGCGAAAATGTGCTAGACGAATATCAAGAAGCCAGAGAGCAAGTGGTAAAATTAAGGAGGTAATTCTTTTTTTTGTAAAAATGAAATTAAATTTCATTTATTAATAAAATATTATTGACTTTTAATTTCAAAAAGAATTAAAATAGAATTATAAGATAGAGGAGGATGATGGAATGCTGGATAAACTATCTACAGAAGCACGAAATCAACATACGATGCATTTAGACCAAATGTCCATTACGGATATGTTATGCATGATGAATCAAGAAGATGAACAAGTTTTAACGGCTATTAAGAATCAACTTCCACAAATTGAAAAAGCTGTGCGATATGCTATTGCATCATTTAAGAATAAGGGGAGACTTATTTATGTTGGGGCTGGAACAAGTGGCAGGTTAGGCGTTTTAGATGCTGTAGAATGTGTTCCTACATTCGGTACCTCGTCAGAAATGGTACAGGGGATTATTGCGGGCGGAATGAAAGCGCTTTATGAGGCGGCTGAAGGAGCGGAAGATAATCCTGAACTTGGAGAGGAAGACCTTAGAAACATACAGCTGTCTAAGAAAGATACGGTCATAGGAATTGCAGCAAGCGGACGTACGCCATATGTTATTGGAGCTTTACAATATGCAGAATCTATTAAAGCGAATACCGTGAGTATATCCTGTAATAAAGATGCTGTCATGAGCCAGTACAGTTCTGTAGCGATTGAACTTCAAACAGGACCTGAAGTGCTGACTGGTTCTACCAGGTTAAAGTCTGGAACGGCTCAGAAAATAGTCTTGAATATGATTTCTACCGCAGCGATGGTTGGAATTGGAAAAGTATATCAAAATTTTATGGTCGATCTGAAACCGACAAATGAAAAATTAGTAGAAAGATCTAAACGAAACATTATGGAAATGACTGGAGTTGATTATGAAACTGCCACATCCTATTTTGAAAGATCAAATCACCAGGTGAAGGTTGCGATTGTTATGATTTTATTACAATGTTCCTGCGAAGCTGCTGAAAACAGGCTTGAAAAAGCGAACGGGTTTGTCCGAAATGCGTTAGCTGACTAACAAGGAGGAATGAACGATGAAAAAAGAGCAGAGGATGGCCACAGATATTTTAGCGTGTGTTGGCGGGGAGAAGAATATCAGGCGAATTGCTCACTGTATGACACGTCTGCGTTTATCTTTAAAGGATGATTCGAAGACAGATTTGCAAGCCTTAAAAAAGGTGGACGGCGTCATGGGGGTCGTGGAGGATGAAACGCTGCAAATCGTTATCGGGCCGGGTACAGTAAATAAAGTCGCTACAGAGATGAGCCAGCTGACAGGACTTGGCATTGGCGAAGAGTCAAATGCGGAGGAAGATGATTTAACGTTTGAAGAAAAGGCAGCGCTGGACAAAGAAAAAATAAAAGCGAAGAACCGGACGCCATTTAAAAACTTTTTACGTAAGCTTGGAAATATTTTCATTCCTTTAATTCCTGGACTTGTTGCATCAGGTGTTATTAACGGTGCGGCAAACTTTGCAGTTAACGCAGGGGTGGATCAGGAACAAACATGGATGCAGATATTACTCTTGTTTGGCGGCGTTATTTTTGCTTCTTTAGGAATATTAGTTGGTTGGAATACAGCAAAGGAATTTGGAGGAACGCCCGTATTAGGTGCTATTGCTGGAATGATTTTATTTAGTCCGCAGCTGGAAACGATAACCATTTTCGGTGAAGAATTAACACCAGGAAGGGGCGGCTTGTTTGGCGTTATTTTTGCCGCTTGGCTCATGACATTTATAGAAAAACATGTGCGTAAAGTAATGTGGAACGCAGTAGATATTATTTTCACTCCCTTAATTACAGTGTTGGTAGTTGGATTTATTTCATTATTTGCTATTATGCCGGTAGCGGGTTTATTATCAGATGGTATTACAAAAGGGTTGATTGCTTTAATAGATACTGGCGGCGTCATTGCAGGAGCGGTGCTGGCAGGGTTCTTCCTGCCATTGGTTACAGTTGGTTTGCATCATGGTTTAACGCCGATTCACCTGGAATTAATCAATTCATTTAATGAAACAGCATTATTAACGATTCTGGCGATGGGTGGAGCCGGGCAAGTCGGTGCGGCGATTGCGATTTATATAAAAACAAAGAATACACATTTAAAAAATATTATTAAAGGGGCTGCTCCTGTAGGGTTCCTGGGTATCGGTGAACCGTTAATGTATGGCGTCACCTTGCCGCTGGGAAGACCATTTTTAACCGCTTGTTTAGGCGCTTCTGTTGGAGGAGCTTTTCAGGCAGTAATGAATACGGCGGCTGCAGGGATTGGCGTTTCTGGCTTATCACTGATTCCGTTAATAACCAATGGGCAATATATAAGTTATTTTATAGGGCTTGTTATTTCATATGTGTTTGGTTTCTTATTCACATATGCGTTCGGCTTTAAAGATAGTATGGCAGACGGCATTTAGCAGGGGACTATTCAGTCTCCTGTTTCTTCTTATAGGAAAGGTGGAGGAACGATTTATGTTAGGAATTTCTATTTATCTGGGGAACACGCCCATAGAAGAACAGCTTCCCTATATTCGAAAAATGAAGGAAAGTGGATTCCAGTCCATCTTTACTTCATTGCATATTCCAGAAGATGACCAGACAGTATATAAAGAGCAGCTCCAGGCTCTTGGAAAAGCAGCCAGTGAATTAGATATGGAGCTGATGGCAGATATATCACCGAATTCTCTGCAAGCATTAGGTTTTCATTGGGAGAATGCAGACCAATTGTTAAACTGGGGGCTTTCCGGTCTGCGAATCGATTATGGTGTTGATGAGCAGACAATGATTGATTTATCACATAAAATGCGGATTGCGTTAAATGCCAGTACGATCAATGTCGATTCCTTAAATCAAATGAAAGCAAATGGTCTTCAAGTGGAAGCGGTGGAAGCATGGCATAATTATTACCCACGACCGGAAACGGGGTTGGGATTGGTTGATTTTATCGAAAAAAACATGGCATTAACTGCAACAGGTTTAACCGTGATGGCATTTATTCCCGGGGATAAACAGCTAAGAGGCCCGTTGTTCGAAAAGTTACCGACTTTAGAGCGGCACCGTCAATTTTCTCCTTTTGCTGCTTTTTTGCAATTGGAAAAGCTGGCCGGGCTGGATAAAGTGATAGTTGGAGACATTGAAATAAGTGATGCTGCATTGGAGCAATTTCGTGCTTATGAACAGCGGGAAATTTTAATTCGGGCTGTTCCTGATAGATCGGCAGACGCTGAAATGCTGCGTAAAGCAGCAACTGCACTGACTAATCGGGCAGATAATGCAAGAGATTGTGTCCGCGCCGTTGAATCAAGAGGATATGCATCATTTGGAAAAGTTACGATTCCAGCCTGTAACACAATCAAGCGTCCTGCCGGATCAATCACTGTTGATAATGAAAAATATATGCGCTATCAAGGGGAAATTCAAGTGACATTACATGATTTGCCGGCAGATGAAAGAGTAAATGTACTTGGGCAGGTTATTGCGGAAGACGTACCATTATTAGACTGGATTAAAGGAAATCAGCAATTTCGAATTAAATGGGTGTAAAAATATCCCTGTGTAAAACGGTTGTTTGTATCGTCTCTATGTATGAAATAAGGGAGTGCTGATTCCAATGTTGTCAGGTTAGTATGACCGCTACGGAAAAACACTCCGCTTTCCGTGGGCTTGAGCTCAGCCTCCTCGAAAAAAGAAGATCACTTTTTTCTGCGGGGTCTTCACACTGGGACTGCGCTTACTCGTCCCACCGAAGACATTTGCGCATTCCCAGTCGAGTAAGCGGGAATTCAGTTCTATAACTTCTGACTGAATTCCTCTACTCCTCCCAGAACCGTGCGAGCGGTATTACCGCACACGGCTCCTCCTATCAACCTTCACAGAATATAGCTAATGTGATTTCGCAGGCTATATATATTTACTCTAATTTCCGGACTGACAAGCGGATACTTTTGTAAGAACCGTTGAAACTTCTCCCAACTGAATGATTTCTTCTGGCTTCGTCGATTCATCCACTTGAATAAAAGTTGTTTCACTTTGTCGTAAAAGTTCCTTACTTCATATATATTGTCCGTGATACAATAGTAGTTGTAATAGCCTTGGAGCGCTAAATTGAGTCGCTCCATAATTAATCGGATATCCATCGTTCGATGCTTCTGAAGCCACTCCTTGTGCCTTTTAAGTTTTGCTTTCACTTTCTTGCTGCTGCTTTTACGCTTCACTCGGAACCTTCCGTTCCGGCTTCTGCTGCAGTAGTGCGTGAAACCCAGAAAATCAAAGGTAGGTGGCTTCCCTTTCTTTTTACGCTTACAGTCCTCTTCAGCGAAACGGCCAAACGGAATAATAGTAGTCTTCTCTTCCGCCATCTCTAGGCGGAATTTGTTTAACCGTTTTCTAAGCTTGTGGTAAAAGGCTTCTGCATCGCTTTTGTGTTGAAAGCAACATACGAAATCATCCGCATATCGAACCATGTATGACTGGCCTCTGCTTTCTTTGCGTATCTTCTTCTCAAACCATAAATCAAGAACGTAATGCAGGTATATATTCCCAAGAATTGGCGA
The nucleotide sequence above comes from Oceanobacillus timonensis. Encoded proteins:
- a CDS encoding SIMPL domain-containing protein, with amino-acid sequence MYYTYGPPNYGYRMPDRQNNQQQGTITVTGVGTVIVSPSIARIQLVVSTTNSSLAAAQTENAERMNQVLDILQQIGIPREQIQTTSFSARPFYNYEDGNQMLQGYEVRNEITVVTDDMDGIGEMIDRVTKNGVNEVLSIEFSVENPENFYLEALSFALTDAKRKAESLVEQLGANANLNPVPLKINEQTASPGVGPAQVFKMVSTPIEPGNQAVEARLEVVYQV
- the murQ gene encoding N-acetylmuramic acid 6-phosphate etherase; this encodes MLDKLSTEARNQHTMHLDQMSITDMLCMMNQEDEQVLTAIKNQLPQIEKAVRYAIASFKNKGRLIYVGAGTSGRLGVLDAVECVPTFGTSSEMVQGIIAGGMKALYEAAEGAEDNPELGEEDLRNIQLSKKDTVIGIAASGRTPYVIGALQYAESIKANTVSISCNKDAVMSQYSSVAIELQTGPEVLTGSTRLKSGTAQKIVLNMISTAAMVGIGKVYQNFMVDLKPTNEKLVERSKRNIMEMTGVDYETATSYFERSNHQVKVAIVMILLQCSCEAAENRLEKANGFVRNALAD
- a CDS encoding cold-shock protein, yielding MNTGSVKWFNAEKGFGFIEVEGGDDVFVHFSAIQGEGFKTLEEGQTVTFDIEEGNRGPQAANVVKEG
- a CDS encoding manganese-dependent inorganic pyrophosphatase is translated as MSKTLIFGHKSPDTDTISSALAYADLKTKLGEEVSPVRLGEVNGETQYALNQFGVEAPALVQELEDGAEVILVDHNEFQQSADNIENAVIREVIDHHRVSNFQTKEPLYFRAEPVGCTATILNKMYKENDIELDKSIAGLLLSAIISDSLLLKSPTCTAEDEKAARELADKAGVDLEEYGLEMLKAGADISDKSVKELISMDAKEFAMGDAKVEIAQVNAVDVSEIYQLQDELVRELTATVNEKGLDLFLFVATDILNNDSEVLAVGPAKANVEKAFNVTLDENDRAVLKGVVSRKKQIVTALTEQF
- a CDS encoding SLOG family protein yields the protein MKILHVTGYKPTELGIFKENDSRIVFIKAALEKRLRGFIEEGIEWVIISGQMGIELWAAEVIMDLKEEYDVQIGVFPPFENQDQRWPDPIKEKYEALMMTADFFKPLYKGEYQGAYQFRAKDLWLIDKSDAALLLVDDEYPGSVNYFYNATKRTSKEYPIFTITPQDLEDIVQELQMQDPDYWDEPDNY
- a CDS encoding NAD(P)/FAD-dependent oxidoreductase, with translation MSKPYVIIGGGILGASTAFYLTQQGAEVILIDRQDKGQATDAAAGIICPWISQRRNKKWYHLAKNGARIYPSLVTELEKLGQLDTGYKQVGALSLHTDASKLDGMEERAYKRREDAPEIGGIIRLSAEETQQRFPMLDKDYQAVFISGAARVDGRKLLQSLKNAAKANGAVLLSGDAALHVNGDTVTGITCNNEVIEAEKVILANGAWMKETAAALDVPLDVSFQRAQIMHLEMPGLETADWPVVMPPGTKYILTQDDHRFVIGSTHEDRTNFDYRVTAAASHEILHQGLAIAPDLAEATVLETRVGFRPYTPGFLPIIGELPGYANVLLANGLGSSGLTMGPFLGQQLAKLALHDKLDIQLEHYDVLSAIK
- a CDS encoding MurR/RpiR family transcriptional regulator; amino-acid sequence: MATALLTRINERLPQFSKTEKKISTYILHHAELIPNMTTKELAEKADVSEASVIRFAKTIGVGSFKTFKLSLAQELAVNEEYITDFSILQKKDSPYELFQKVVHVNKNAIELIMESLDRKELNEAVSVLKNARKMVFYGVGGSSIAAMDALYKFTKLGYQVEFNLDFHYMLSKIPHFNEEDVFVAISMSGQTKDVLDLARLSQKKGAKVIAITNMNKSPLYKEADICLATPNVEQDFRIGSITSRMTQLTIVDSLYISIFNIIGENVLDEYQEAREQVVKLRR
- a CDS encoding YczE/YyaS/YitT family protein, yielding MDLNRLFRWLLFLIGIFIFSGGIALTVNMQHLGVHPWDVLNVAMFDRFGFTVGTWNIIISFILIGICFILDRSYIKVGTFLNALLVGSFVDFYHWTGILPTATDSWPDILFMLIGICIMGFGGGVYNAAGIGSGPRDGFMLSLADKFAAPIGRVRIITECSVLVLGLIISGPVFIFTFVFTFIQSPIFQATYLKFGKFVLKITYKQQRKENKTEASS
- a CDS encoding DinB family protein, which gives rise to MTRKQFNLTRTALLTYASELNDEVIDVQADYFDTTIRWHLGHALVTMEKFLFRYPTKSENIPASYADLFSSGISPQDWEEKAPSLEELLKDLELQQQRINEFNELFWKSNVTFKVPFGSVETQGDLLIMLSFREAELLGKIKTMHQVIAKDKNE
- a CDS encoding CotD family spore coat protein, with the translated sequence MQRKGQFNHRHPNEKTIVHPTKHQYVHTSSESVVHHIHPIHTTYVNHPVQRHPHHQPYGGRGFIGRPQAGPRPPFPPGPNNMPGQMPPGPVGEGRNHPGFRPHRRPGMW
- a CDS encoding exodeoxyribonuclease VII large subunit, whose protein sequence is MENSEILKQISTMLSDYSQKIDQRFDGMEKRFEKIDQRFEDIDQRFEKMDQRFEDIDKRFEKIDQRFEDIDKRFEKIDQRFEDIDKRFEKIDQRFEDIDKRFEKMDRRFEDMDKRFDKMDQRFEDMDKRFDNLDKKVDGVKVELSETQETTNFLLSKFAQQEKKIQNLP